A stretch of Rhinopithecus roxellana isolate Shanxi Qingling chromosome 12, ASM756505v1, whole genome shotgun sequence DNA encodes these proteins:
- the YTHDF2 gene encoding YTH domain-containing family protein 2 → MSASSLLEQRPKGQGNKVQNGSVHQKDGLNDDDFEPYLSPQARPNNAYTAMSDSYLPSYYSPSIGFSYSLGEAAWSTGGDTAMPYLTSYGQLSNGEPHFLPDAMFGQPGALGSTPFLGQHGFNFFPSGIDFSAWGNNSSQGQSTQSSGYSSNYAYAPSSLGGAMIDGQSAFANETLNKAPGMNTIDQGMAALKLGSTEVASNVPKVVGSAVGSGSITSNIVASNSLPPATIAPPKPASWADIASKPAKQQPKLKTKNGIAGSSLPPPPIKHNMDIGTWDNKGPVAKAPSQALVQNIGQPTQGSPQPVGQQANNSPPVAQASVGQQTQPLPPPPPQPAQLSVQQQAAQPTRWVAPRNRGSGFGHNGVDGNGVGQSQAGSGSTPSEPHPVLEKLRSINNYNPKDFDWNLKHGRVFIIKSYSEDDIHRSIKYNIWCSTEHGNKRLDAAYRSMNGKGPVYLLFSVNGSGHFCGVAEMKSAVDYNTCAGVWSQDKWKGRFDVRWIFVKDVPNSQLRHIRLENNENKPVTNSRDTQEVPLEKAKQVLKIIASYKHTTSIFDDFSHYEKRQEEEESVKKERQGRGK, encoded by the exons ATGTCGGCCAGCAGCCTCTTGGAGCAG AGACCAAAAGGTCAAGGAAACAAAG tacaAAATGGATCTGTACATCAAAAGGATGGATTAAACGATGATGATTTTGAACCTTACTTGAGTCCACAGGCAAGGCCC aaTAATGCATATACTGCCATGTCAGATTCCTACTTACCCAGTTACTACAGTCCCTCCATTGGCTTCTCCTATTCTTTGGGTGAAGCTGCTTGGTCTACTGGGGGTGACACAGCCATGCCCTATTTAACTTCTTATGGACAGCTGAGCAACGGAGAGCCCCACTTCCTACCAGATGCAATGTTTGGGCAACCAGGAGCCCTAGGTAGCACTCCATTTCTTGGTCAACatggttttaatttctttcccAGTGGGATTGACTTCTCAGCATGGGGAAATAACAGTTCTCAGGGACAGTCTACTCAGAGCTCTGGATATAGTAGCAATTATGCTTATGCACCTAGCTCCTTAGGTGGAGCCATGATTGATGGACAGTCAGCTTTTGCCAATGAGACCCTCAATAAGGCTCCTGGCATGAATACTATAGACCAAGGGATGGCAGCACTGAAGTTGGGTAGCACAGAAGTTGCAAGCAATGTTCCAAAAGTTGTAGGTTCTGCTGTTGGTAGTGGGTCCATTACTAGTAACATCGTGGCTTCCAATAGTTTGCCTCCAGCCACTATTGCTCCTCCAAAACCAGCATCTTGGGCTGATATTGCTAGCAAGCCTGCAAAACAGCAACCTAAACTGAAGACGAAGAATGGCATTGCAGGGTCAAGTCTTCCGCCACCCCCGATAAAGCATAACATGGATATTGGAACTTGGGATAACAAGGGTCCCGTTGCAAAAGCCCCCTCACAGGCTTTGGTTCAGAATATAGGTCAGCCAACCCAGGGGTCTCCTCAGCCTGTAGGTCAGCAGGCTAACAATAGCCCACCAGTGGCTCAGGCATCAGTAGGCCAACAGACACAGCCAttgcctccacctccaccacagcCTGCCCAGCTTTCAGTCCAGCAACAGGCAGCTCAGCCAACCCGCTGGGTAGCACCTCGGAACCGTGGCAGTGGGTTCGGTCATAATGGGGTGGATGGTAATGGAGTAGGACAGTCTCAGGCTGGTTCTGGATCTACTCCTTCAGAACCCCACCCAGTGTTGGAGAAGCTTCGGTCCATTAATAACTATAACCCCAAAGATTTTGACTGGAATCTGAAACATGGCCGGGTTTTCATCATTAAGAGCTACTCTGAGGACGATATTCACCGTTCCATTAAGTATAATATTTGGTGCAGCACAGAGCATGGTAACAAGAGACTGGATGCTGCTTATCGTTCCATGAACGGGAAAGGCCCCGTTTACTTACTTTTCAGTGTCAACGGCAGTGGACACTTCTGTGGCGTTGCAGAAATGAAATCTGCTGTGGACTACAACACATGTGCAGGTGTGTGGTCCCAGGACAAATGGAAGGGTCGTTTTGATGTCAGGTGGATTTTTGTGAAGGACGTTCCCAATAGCCAACTGCGACACATTCGCCTAGAGAACAACGAGAATAAACCAGTGACCAACTCTAGGGACACTCAGGAAGTGCCTCTGGAAAAGGCTAAGCAGGTGTTGAAAATTATAGCCAGCTACAAGCACACCACTTCCATTTTTGATGACTTCTCACACTATGAGAAACgccaagaggaagaagaaagtgtTAAAAAG